One genomic window of Cyprinus carpio isolate SPL01 chromosome A23, ASM1834038v1, whole genome shotgun sequence includes the following:
- the LOC109069691 gene encoding multifunctional procollagen lysine hydroxylase and glycosyltransferase LH3-like, which translates to MTAVRLILTLILGSVQLCRTDPRPGKPNELLVITAATEVNDGYLRFMRTIRQFNYTVQVLGLGEEWKGGDVARTVGGGQKVRWLKKEVEKHKDKQNTVIMFVDSYDVILASGPEELLKKFSRFSHRVVFSAEGFCWPDQRLSSKYPAVHHGKRYLNSGGFIGYAPEIHAIVKQWKHKDDDDDQLFYTRIYLDKEQRRKFNITLDHKSHIFQNLNGAIEEVVLKFEKSRVRVRNVAYDTLPVVIHGNGPTKLQLNYLGNYVPTAWTYEHGCGICDDDLLDLSARSDEEMPLVHVAVFIEQPTPFLEEFLERLATLNYPHTRIRLFIHNNVVYHEQHVERFWTRHRSLFPGVRTIGPEENLRQDQARTMAVEACKKDVSCDYFFSIDSDVALTNPDVLRILIEENKSVIAPMLSRHGKLWSNFWGALSPEGFYSRAEDYIDIVQSKRVGVWNVPYITQVYLIRGETLRSRLSAVSLYQQEGMDPDMIFCKSVREQGVFMFVSNRDEFGRLVSSTSYNISRLHPDMWQIFNNPVDWREKYIHENYSKIFEDDENFIEQPCPDVYWFPAFSDRMCDELVETMEDFGGWSGGKHNDERLSGGYENVPTVDIHMNQIQFEKEWLKFLKDYIAPVTEKLYPGYSPRAEAVMNFVVRYRPDEQPSLRPHHDSSTFTINIALNRKDIDYEGGGCRFLRYDCKVESPRKGWSFMHPGRLTHYHEGLPVTRGTRYIMVSFVDP; encoded by the exons aTGAGCTGTTGGTGATCACCGCCGCCACAGAAGTGAACGATGGCTACCTGAGGTTCATGCGCACCATCCGACAGTTCAACTACACCGTTCAG GTTCTGGGTCTGGGTGAGGAGTGGAAGGGTGGAGATGTGGCCAGGACCGTCGGCGGAGGTCAGAAGGTTCGATGGTTGAAGAAAGAAGTAGagaaacacaaagacaaacaaaacacagttaTCATGTTTGTAGACAG ttatgaTGTGATTTTAGCGAGCGGTCCAGAGGAGCTGCTCAAGAAGTTCTCTCGTTTCTCTCATCGTGTGGTTTTCTCCGCCGAGGGGTTCTGCTGGCCGGACCAGAGATTGTCGTCCAAATACCCAGCAGTGCATCACGGCAAACGCTACCTCAActctggag gtttcaTCGGATACGCTCCTGAGATTCACGCCATAGTGAAGCAGTGGAAACAcaaagatgatgatgacgacCAGCTGTTCTACACACGCATCTACCTGGATAAAGAGCAGAGG AGGAAGTTCAACATCACACTGGATCACAAATCCCACATTTTTCAGAATCTGAATGGAGCTATAG AGGAAGTGGTCCTGAAGTTTGAGAAATCCAGAGTCAGAGTTCGGAACGTGGCCTATGACACACTTCCTGTCGTTATCCATGGCAACGGCCCAACTAAG ctccaGCTGAATTATCTGGGTAACTACGTACCGACAGCGTGGACGTACGAACACGGGTGTGGAATCTGTGATGATGATTTGCTGGACCTGAGCGCTCGGTCT gacGAGGAGATGCCGCTTGTGCATGTCGCTGTGTTTATCGAGCAGCCGACGCCGTTTCTGGAAGAATTTCTGGAGAGACTCGCAACTTTGAACTACCCACATACACGCATACGACTCTTCATACACAACAAC gttgTGTATCACGAGCAGCACGTGGAGCGGTTCTGGACGCGTCATCGCTCGCTGTTCCCAGGGGTGAGAACTATCGGACCCGAGGAGAACCTCAGACAAGACCAGGCCAGAACCATGGcagt GGAGGCGTGTAAGAAGGACGTCTCATGCGATTATTTCTTCAGCATCGACTCTGATGTTGCTCTGACCAACCCAGATGTTTTGCGGATTCTTATCGAAGAGAACAA GAGTGTGATCGCGCCCATGCTGTCACGACACGGGAAGCTCTGGTCAAACTTCTGGGGCGCTCTGAGTCCGGAGGGCTTTTACTCTCGCGCTGAGGACTACATCGACATCGTCCAGAGCAAGAGAGT CGGTGTGTGGAACGTTCCCTACATCACTCAGGTCTATCTGATCCGCGGAGAGACTCTGCGCTCGCGTCTGTCCGCCGTCTCTCTCTACCAGCAGGAGGGCATGGATCCAGACATGATCTTCTGCAAGAGCGTCCGCGAGCAG GGCGTCTTCATGTTCGTGTCCAACAGGGATGAGTTCGGCCGTCTGGTGTCCTCCACCAGTTACAACATCAGCCGTCTTCATCCGGACATGTGGCAGATATTCAACAACCCAGTG GACTGGAGAGAGAAATACATCCATGAGAACTACTCCAAGATTTTTGAGGATGATGAGAACTTCATTGAGCAG cccTGTCCAGACGTCTACTGGTTTCCAGCGTTCTCTGACAGAATGTGTGATGAGCTTGTGGAGACCATGGAGGATTTTGGTGGATGGTCTGGAGGAAAACACAAT gatGAACGGTTATCTGGAGGTTATGAGAACGTTCCTACAGTCGATATTCACATGAATCAGATCCAGTTTGAGAAAGAGTGGCTGAAGTTCCTCAAAGACTACATCGCTCCTGTGACGGAGAAACTCTACCCAGGATACTCTCCGAGG GCTGAGGCTGTGATGAATTTTGTGGTTCGTTATCGTCCTGATGAGCAGCCGTCGCTCCGTCCGCATCACGATTCCTCCACGTTCACCATCAACATCGCGCTCAACAGAAAAGACATTGATTATGAG ggcGGAGGCTGTCGGTTCCTGCGTTACGACTGTAAGGTTGAGTCTCCCAGGAAGGGCTGGTCGTTCATGCATCCGGGCCGTCTCACACACTATCACGAGGGGCTTCCCGTCACACGAGGAACACGTTACATCATGGTGTCCTTTGTTGACCCTTGA